Proteins encoded in a region of the Isosphaeraceae bacterium EP7 genome:
- a CDS encoding transposase has protein sequence MQPFVGQSTWDEQAVWRRYRSIMAETFASPAGIFVVDDTGFPKQGRLSAGVQRQYCGASGRKANCQVAPWVHYVLPKGHYPLAMRLDMPEVWLEDPARLDRAGVPAEARRPLTKGQIALELLDQARAEGLPGSVVVADSCYSVSGPFRDRLAGRGLHDVVGVTGEMVVFAEEPQWDAPRPSTGGSPLERRRLAAADEPQGAGRLDGAAEGDLARGDQGQAVGPLRLAAGLAGRRLGHRRLRRSRPDLADDRGAGRRGDRLRPLEPAGGHQPDPRGASLEEPLGGGAGRPADEGRARAGPPRGSVVAGFPPPRVPGDAGLRVPGVGARAGGS, from the coding sequence CTGCAGCCGTTCGTCGGCCAGAGCACCTGGGACGAGCAGGCCGTCTGGAGGCGCTATCGCTCGATCATGGCGGAGACCTTCGCCTCGCCCGCGGGGATCTTCGTCGTCGACGACACCGGCTTCCCCAAGCAGGGCAGGCTCTCCGCCGGCGTCCAGCGGCAGTACTGCGGCGCCTCGGGCAGGAAGGCCAATTGCCAGGTCGCCCCCTGGGTCCACTACGTCTTGCCGAAGGGGCACTACCCGCTGGCGATGCGGCTCGACATGCCCGAGGTCTGGCTGGAAGACCCCGCCCGGCTGGACCGGGCCGGGGTGCCCGCGGAGGCCCGCCGGCCGCTGACGAAGGGGCAGATCGCCCTGGAGTTGCTCGACCAGGCCCGCGCCGAGGGCCTGCCGGGGTCGGTCGTCGTGGCCGACAGCTGCTACAGCGTCTCGGGCCCATTCCGCGACCGGCTGGCCGGGCGTGGCCTGCACGACGTCGTAGGCGTCACCGGCGAGATGGTCGTCTTCGCCGAGGAGCCGCAATGGGACGCGCCGAGGCCCTCCACCGGCGGCTCTCCGCTGGAGCGACGCCGGCTCGCCGCGGCCGACGAGCCTCAGGGCGCTGGCCGCCTCGACGGCGCTGCGGAGGGTGACCTGGCGCGAGGGGACCAAGGGCAAGCTGTCGGGCCGCTTCGCCTGGCTGCAGGTCTGGCCGGGAGGCGGCTGGGCCACCGGCGCCTGCGCCGGAGCAGGCCCGATCTGGCTGATGATCGAGGAGCAGGCCGACGGGGCGATCGGCTACGCCCTCTCGAACCTGCCGGCGGGCACCAGCCGGATCCGCGCGGTGCGTCTTTGGAAGAGCCGCTGGGCGGTGGAGCAGGGCGACCGGCCGATGAAGGAAGAGCTCGGGCTGGCCCACCACGAGGGTCGGTCGTGGCGGGGTTTCCACCACCACGCGTGCCTGGTGATGCTGGCCTTCGGGTTCCTGGCGTCGGAGCGCGAGCGGGAGGATCGTGA
- a CDS encoding transposase gives MPGRTRTVVLFSDATILTETPPLRAAWARAGQQAEVPITGNRDRRVLFGAIAVGRGTLRLDRAGQWNQDSFQSHLRHFRPTWRGWRIVLFLDRGSPHTARRSRALAKQFSIELRFLPTACPELNPMEGLWREIKGQILANEPTPELDVSLERAVDHLMTMTGKQRRQTARILSENFWLAS, from the coding sequence CTGCCCGGACGCACGCGCACCGTCGTCCTCTTCTCCGACGCGACCATCCTCACCGAGACTCCGCCGCTGCGGGCCGCCTGGGCCAGGGCTGGCCAGCAGGCCGAGGTGCCGATCACCGGCAACCGCGACCGCCGCGTCCTCTTCGGCGCCATCGCCGTGGGCCGCGGCACGCTCCGCCTGGACCGCGCCGGGCAATGGAACCAGGACAGTTTCCAGAGCCATCTGCGGCACTTCCGCCCGACCTGGCGCGGCTGGCGGATCGTGCTGTTCCTGGACCGGGGCTCGCCGCACACGGCCAGGCGGTCGCGGGCCCTGGCCAAGCAGTTCTCCATCGAGCTACGGTTCCTGCCGACGGCGTGCCCGGAGCTCAACCCGATGGAGGGCCTGTGGCGCGAGATCAAGGGGCAGATCCTGGCCAACGAGCCGACGCCCGAGCTGGACGTCTCGCTGGAGCGTGCCGTCGATCACCTGATGACCATGACCGGCAAACAACGACGCCAAACCGCGCGCATCCTCTCCGAGAACTTCTGGCTAGCCTCTTAG
- a CDS encoding DUF6444 domain-containing protein, protein MNPEPPIPQELWNQVPPAARAAILAALRSLEARVAALEARLGQDSSNSSRPPSSDGPHVKRRPPAPASRRKRGGHRGHARHTRALVGADQLAGSVECKPSACRGCGQDLGGADP, encoded by the coding sequence ATGAATCCCGAGCCGCCCATCCCTCAAGAGCTCTGGAACCAGGTCCCGCCCGCCGCACGGGCGGCCATCCTGGCCGCCCTCCGATCCCTCGAGGCTCGGGTCGCCGCCCTGGAGGCACGCCTCGGCCAGGACTCCTCCAACTCGTCCAGGCCCCCGTCCTCCGACGGGCCTCACGTCAAGCGACGCCCGCCGGCACCCGCCTCCAGGAGGAAGCGGGGCGGCCACCGTGGTCATGCCCGTCACACCCGGGCCCTGGTCGGGGCCGATCAGCTGGCCGGCTCGGTCGAGTGCAAGCCGAGTGCCTGCCGGGGCTGCGGCCAGGATCTCGGTGGGGCCGACCCCTAG
- a CDS encoding class I SAM-dependent methyltransferase — protein sequence MLSDLGDDARFLYIGVGTGPELIYLAERFPGWRFVAVEPSAPMLDVCRRKAEERGIADHCGFHEGYLDSLPQGEAFDAATSLLVSQFILDRQARTGFFREIAGRVLPGGVLVNAGLSSDASAAD from the coding sequence GTGCTCTCGGACCTGGGGGACGACGCACGGTTCCTCTACATCGGCGTGGGCACGGGTCCGGAGCTGATCTACCTGGCCGAGCGGTTCCCGGGCTGGCGCTTCGTTGCGGTCGAGCCCTCGGCGCCGATGCTCGACGTCTGCCGAAGGAAGGCCGAGGAACGCGGGATCGCCGACCACTGCGGGTTTCACGAGGGCTATCTCGATTCTCTACCTCAGGGCGAGGCGTTCGACGCGGCCACGTCGCTTCTGGTGTCCCAGTTCATCCTCGACCGGCAGGCACGCACCGGCTTCTTCCGCGAGATCGCGGGTCGCGTCCTTCCTGGTGGAGTTCTGGTGAACGCGGGCCTGTCATCCGACGCGAGCGCGGCTGACTAA
- a CDS encoding DUF1501 domain-containing protein, whose translation MHATGAGSRREFLRAGLAGMGSLSLPGLLQLRAQAAPTRERKAVILVWLRGGCSHLDTYDPKPDAPSDFRGPFATLDTRTSGLLLSELLPLQAAISDKFSVLRSMAHTGGGHPAGSLQLLSGDPDPQDKAGPAFPDVLAVANYLGKRTDRTLPNYVGVNPIHGYDGFRIAGPAFLGSTYEPFAVTGDPSAPDFRVNFGEVAPDARLRDRDRLRRTFDDLRRSLDRSEIEKSMDVFQSRALDLMTSPQAARAFDVSREDPRLRDRYGRHAWGQQCLMARRLVEAGVDLVTTTFDGPLCGRVANWDDHAVNHHVFDALKFRAPYFDQAVSALIQDVHDRGLQERVLVIVTGEFGRTPRISYVASSGGGVASAPAGTTQPGRDHWNRANSMIWSGGGIEGGQVIGSTDSRGEDVVDRRVGPHDFLATVYHHLGIDYERVTIPDRLGRPIPIVTNGQAISELVAKS comes from the coding sequence ATGCATGCAACCGGAGCGGGGTCTCGCCGAGAATTCCTGAGGGCGGGGCTGGCGGGGATGGGGTCGCTGTCGCTCCCTGGACTGCTCCAGTTGAGGGCGCAGGCCGCGCCGACACGGGAGCGGAAGGCCGTGATCCTCGTCTGGCTCAGGGGCGGGTGCAGCCACCTGGACACCTACGACCCGAAGCCGGATGCCCCGTCGGATTTTCGGGGCCCCTTCGCGACCCTGGACACCAGAACGAGTGGCCTGCTCCTGTCCGAATTGCTCCCACTCCAGGCCGCGATCTCAGACAAGTTCAGCGTGCTGCGATCCATGGCGCACACGGGCGGAGGGCACCCGGCCGGGTCGCTCCAGCTGCTCTCGGGCGATCCCGACCCGCAGGACAAGGCCGGGCCGGCCTTCCCCGACGTGCTTGCGGTGGCGAACTATCTCGGGAAGCGTACAGACCGGACGCTGCCCAATTACGTGGGGGTCAACCCGATCCACGGCTACGACGGGTTCCGCATCGCCGGCCCGGCGTTCTTGGGATCGACATATGAACCATTTGCCGTGACGGGCGACCCGTCGGCCCCGGACTTCCGCGTTAACTTCGGCGAAGTCGCGCCGGATGCCCGCCTCCGGGACCGGGATCGCCTCCGCCGAACGTTCGACGACCTCCGGCGGTCGCTGGATCGTTCCGAAATCGAGAAGTCCATGGACGTTTTCCAGTCCCGCGCCCTGGATCTCATGACTAGCCCACAGGCCGCCAGGGCGTTCGATGTGTCCCGCGAAGATCCGAGGCTGCGGGACCGTTACGGCCGCCATGCCTGGGGGCAGCAGTGCCTCATGGCGCGTCGGCTCGTCGAGGCGGGTGTTGACCTCGTCACCACGACCTTCGACGGCCCGCTCTGCGGCCGGGTCGCCAACTGGGACGACCACGCCGTCAACCACCACGTCTTCGACGCTCTCAAGTTCCGTGCCCCCTATTTCGACCAGGCGGTCTCGGCCCTGATCCAGGATGTCCACGACCGGGGGCTCCAGGAGCGGGTCCTGGTCATCGTCACGGGCGAATTCGGCCGAACGCCCCGAATCTCCTACGTGGCGAGCAGTGGGGGCGGCGTGGCGAGCGCACCGGCGGGGACGACCCAGCCGGGGCGGGACCACTGGAACCGGGCCAACTCGATGATCTGGTCGGGCGGCGGGATCGAAGGAGGCCAGGTCATCGGCTCGACGGATAGCCGGGGCGAGGATGTGGTCGATCGCCGCGTCGGGCCGCACGATTTCCTGGCGACTGTCTACCACCATCTCGGAATCGATTACGAACGGGTCACGATCCCCGACCGACTGGGCAGGCCGATCCCGATCGTCACCAACGGTCAGGCGATTTCGGAGTTAGTCGCCAAGTCCTAG
- a CDS encoding transposase: MPVTPGPWSGPISWPARSSASRVPAGAAARISVGPTPSPSAISCLRSPRSALTSPNTAFIGWAARGAGPSPGGVVRQCAARVFGPRLQATIALLGGAYRLSKRRIVAMLKDLLGLSISPGMVCKAERACSEALATPVGAVYIHVKDSPAAGVDETGWKLGGKRAWLWMAVTAGATAFRVTATRGAKELFALVGEPIGPVITCDRYSTYAKAPDRQTCWVHTIRTQSTNRPGAWLLLGSASLPIARPRGLLRAGA; this comes from the coding sequence ATGCCCGTCACACCCGGGCCCTGGTCGGGGCCGATCAGCTGGCCGGCTCGGTCGAGTGCAAGCCGAGTGCCTGCCGGGGCTGCGGCCAGGATCTCGGTGGGGCCGACCCCTAGCCCTTCCGCCATCAGTTGTCTCAGATCCCCGAGGTCCGCCCTGACGTCACCGAATACCGCATTCATCGGTTGGGCTGCCCGCGGTGCGGGGCCATCACCCGGGGGCGTTGTCCGACAGTGTGCCGCGAGGGTCTTCGGGCCTCGGCTCCAGGCCACCATCGCCCTGCTGGGCGGGGCCTACCGGCTGAGCAAGCGGCGGATCGTGGCCATGCTCAAGGATCTGCTCGGCCTTTCGATCTCCCCGGGCATGGTCTGCAAGGCCGAGCGGGCCTGCTCCGAGGCCCTGGCCACGCCGGTCGGGGCGGTCTACATCCACGTCAAGGACTCACCCGCGGCCGGCGTCGACGAGACCGGCTGGAAGCTGGGCGGCAAGCGGGCCTGGCTCTGGATGGCGGTGACCGCCGGGGCGACGGCCTTCCGGGTCACTGCGACCCGGGGAGCCAAGGAGTTGTTCGCCCTGGTGGGCGAGCCGATCGGGCCGGTGATCACATGCGACCGCTACTCGACCTATGCGAAGGCCCCCGATCGACAGACCTGCTGGGTCCACACCATCCGAACGCAATCGACAAATCGGCCGGGGGCCTGGCTCCTCCTCGGGTCCGCGTCCCTGCCCATCGCCCGCCCCCGGGGGCTCCTGCGGGCCGGGGCCTGA
- a CDS encoding helix-turn-helix domain-containing protein: protein MVAIALQRTRDHGPDHTPAGRARAPARPGPSLRRPPRHPPRPGPAGPRFRPAAARLGVSRSTVYNWAGRFAKERDPSPSLGDRPRAGRPPAARRAAEELAEAALGTDPRAAGYRHTNWTVPLLLAHLNRASGQQASGTTMRRALHGLGYRWKRPRFVLSRRSPTWRQAKGG, encoded by the coding sequence ATGGTTGCGATAGCCCTACAGAGGACTCGCGACCATGGCCCTGATCACACTCCAGCCGGCCGAGCGCGAGCACCTGCGCGGCCTGGCCCGTCACTCCGACGACCGCCGCGTCATCCACCGCGCCCTGGCCCTGCTGGACCTCGATTCCGGCCAGCCGCCGCTCGGCTCGGCGTCAGCCGATCGACCGTCTACAACTGGGCCGGCCGGTTCGCCAAGGAGCGAGATCCAAGCCCGTCGCTGGGCGATCGCCCGCGCGCCGGCAGGCCGCCGGCCGCCAGGCGGGCCGCCGAAGAGTTGGCCGAGGCCGCCCTGGGGACGGATCCCCGCGCGGCCGGCTATCGCCACACCAACTGGACCGTGCCCCTGCTGCTGGCCCACCTGAACCGGGCCTCAGGCCAGCAGGCCAGCGGCACCACCATGCGGCGGGCCTTGCACGGGCTGGGCTATCGCTGGAAGCGGCCCCGCTTCGTCCTCTCGCGCCGATCGCCCACCTGGCGGCAGGCCAAAGGGGGCTGA
- a CDS encoding sulfatase gives MTIRSAFVCITWMLSAAICQAADTPSRPNIVLIFADDLGWRDVALSNDGFIETPNLDRLRAQGMSFTAAYAGAANCAPSRACLLSGLYTPRHGVYAVGDTDRGPKEKFRLTPIPNSPGLRPGIVTMAEALKGLGYATGHFGKWHLGSEGRGTGPKQQGFDTSPAELVPAQDGGGEDEEPAPEKGKRSPPEDPKRASTVTKAACEFIESSKDRPFFAYLAHHAIHTPLQAKPATLARFRAKAEATKVPHVAALYAACIYELDESVGVLLEKLDELGLERNTLVIFTSDNGGTPASINEPLRGAKGAYYEAGIREPFFARWPGKIRPGSRCDVPIINQDLYPTFVAAAGGQVVPDLDGANILPLFEGKQSRDRAAIFWHFPGYLDRPVPRGRDPLFRTRPVSVIRKGDWKLFLYHEEWLLDGGRGALATNHAVELYNIREDLGEREDLAQKDPSRRDELLDELLVWIGRTNAPLAKRK, from the coding sequence ATGACAATTCGCTCTGCGTTCGTGTGCATCACCTGGATGTTGTCTGCTGCGATTTGCCAGGCGGCGGACACCCCGTCCAGGCCGAACATCGTGCTCATCTTCGCCGACGACCTCGGCTGGCGTGACGTCGCCTTGAGCAATGACGGCTTCATCGAGACGCCGAACCTCGATCGCCTCCGTGCGCAGGGCATGAGCTTCACTGCAGCCTACGCCGGGGCAGCCAATTGCGCGCCCAGCCGCGCGTGCCTGCTGTCCGGCCTTTACACGCCCCGCCACGGCGTCTATGCGGTCGGCGACACCGATCGCGGCCCGAAGGAGAAATTCCGGCTCACGCCCATCCCGAACAGCCCAGGATTGCGCCCAGGGATCGTCACCATGGCCGAGGCGCTCAAGGGTCTGGGCTACGCAACCGGCCATTTCGGCAAATGGCATCTCGGTTCCGAGGGCCGGGGCACCGGGCCGAAGCAGCAAGGCTTCGACACGAGCCCGGCCGAGCTCGTCCCGGCCCAGGACGGAGGCGGCGAAGATGAAGAGCCGGCTCCTGAGAAGGGCAAGCGGAGCCCACCGGAAGATCCGAAACGAGCCTCAACTGTCACCAAAGCCGCCTGCGAGTTCATCGAGTCCAGCAAGGATCGCCCCTTCTTCGCCTACCTCGCGCATCATGCCATCCACACCCCGCTCCAAGCGAAGCCGGCTACGCTCGCGCGATTCCGAGCGAAGGCCGAGGCCACCAAGGTGCCGCACGTGGCCGCTCTCTATGCCGCGTGCATCTACGAACTGGACGAGAGTGTAGGGGTGCTACTCGAGAAACTCGACGAGCTCGGGCTGGAGCGGAACACCCTCGTCATCTTCACCAGCGACAACGGCGGTACGCCCGCGTCGATCAATGAGCCGCTCCGCGGGGCCAAGGGGGCCTATTACGAAGCGGGGATCCGCGAGCCGTTCTTCGCCCGCTGGCCGGGCAAGATTCGACCGGGCTCTCGGTGCGACGTCCCGATCATCAACCAGGACCTCTATCCCACGTTCGTGGCGGCAGCAGGTGGCCAGGTCGTCCCCGACCTCGACGGGGCAAACATACTCCCCTTATTTGAGGGCAAGCAATCGCGCGACCGCGCGGCGATCTTCTGGCATTTCCCCGGCTACCTGGACCGGCCCGTCCCGCGCGGACGCGACCCCCTCTTCCGAACCCGCCCGGTGAGCGTCATCCGCAAGGGAGACTGGAAGCTGTTCCTCTATCACGAGGAATGGCTGCTCGACGGCGGTCGCGGGGCGCTCGCTACCAACCACGCCGTCGAGCTGTATAACATCCGCGAGGATCTGGGCGAGCGCGAGGACCTCGCTCAGAAAGACCCATCGCGGCGGGATGAACTACTCGACGAGTTGCTCGTATGGATCGGCAGAACGAACGCCCCACTGGCGAAGCGTAAGTGA
- a CDS encoding IS630 family transposase has product MEVSPRRPRHGRPRPSPPDDVRGAAGHRRVAPLAHRPGPPGRASPHRPGGRLRPIGPHHRCGPRLLAADRLCLDPSLQRAGHGRPPGAAPRRPTADLYRRPAGRGPGRRADRPPGPGPALRLLDARPPGGLPQRAEGHRHQAESDRRDPRGGGPPLAQAGDVVRRAGGPRIRRKKGAIERLYREPPADSAVVCLDEMGPESAKSFPGQNPLRTKPETTAEGSRQPAGRARQEADYGRRGKGYVFGAFRPATGEAFTRPYDSRSTRNWVEFLGQVEAWVPADAERVYAILDNLSAHRATDVLLFSLAHPRWEFVFQPVSAAYLNLIEPWWKVLRSLALKGRRFETWEEICQAVERATAYWNAHRHPFVWGRRRRHQPRRTPGIAAVPGVRTLAG; this is encoded by the coding sequence ATGGAGGTATCTCCCAGGAGACCTCGCCATGGCCGCCCGCGTCCTTCTCCGCCCGATGACGTCCGAGGAGCAGCAGGCCATCGCCGAGTTGCTCCACTCGCGCACCGCCCCGGTCCGCCTGGTCGAGCGAGCCCGCATCGTCCAGGAGGCCGCCTACGGCCGATCGGCCCCCACCATCGCTGCGGCCCTCGGCTGCTCGCGGCCGACCGTCTATGCTTGGATCCGTCGCTTCAGCGAGCTGGGCATGGCCGGCCTCCAGGAGCGGCCCCGCGCCGGCCGACCGCCGACCTATACCGTCGACCAGCGGGCCGAGGTCCTGGCCGTCGCGCTGACCGCCCCCCAGGACCTGGGCCTGCCCTTCGGCTGCTGGACGCTCGACCGCCTGGAGGCCTACCTCAACGAGCAGAAGGACATCGCCATCAAGCGGAGTCGGATCGACGAGATCCTCGCGGAGGAGGGCCTCCGCTGGCGCAAGCAGGAGACGTGGTTCGGCGAGCGGGTGGACCCCGAATTCGCCGAAAAAAGGGGGCCATCGAGCGACTCTACCGCGAGCCTCCGGCGGATTCGGCGGTCGTCTGCCTCGACGAAATGGGGCCGGAGAGCGCCAAAAGCTTCCCGGGACAGAACCCCCTGCGAACCAAGCCCGAGACGACGGCCGAGGGCAGCCGCCAGCCCGCCGGCCGCGCTCGGCAGGAGGCCGACTACGGCCGCCGCGGCAAGGGTTACGTCTTCGGCGCCTTCCGACCCGCCACTGGCGAAGCCTTCACCCGCCCCTACGACAGCCGCTCGACCCGCAACTGGGTCGAGTTCCTCGGCCAGGTCGAGGCGTGGGTCCCGGCGGACGCCGAACGGGTCTACGCCATCCTCGACAACCTGAGCGCCCACCGCGCCACCGACGTGCTGCTGTTCAGCCTGGCCCATCCCCGCTGGGAGTTCGTCTTCCAGCCAGTCTCCGCGGCGTACCTGAACCTGATCGAGCCGTGGTGGAAGGTGCTGAGAAGCCTGGCGTTGAAGGGCCGCCGGTTCGAGACTTGGGAGGAGATCTGCCAGGCGGTCGAACGAGCGACAGCGTACTGGAACGCGCATCGTCACCCCTTCGTCTGGGGCCGTCGTCGTCGCCATCAACCACGCCGAACGCCGGGAATCGCCGCCGTACCGGGTGTCAGGACACTTGCCGGATGA
- a CDS encoding DEAD/DEAH box helicase, with protein sequence MSLEIPTRDELYVRYVDQLPFEPYPVQDLALAAWFESEQGVLVCAPTGTGKTLIAEAALFEALHTGKVAYYTTPLIALTEQKFQEMQDRAVEWGFRREDVGLVTGSRKVNPEAPVLIVVAEILMNRLLSRSDFSDVTACVMDEFHNFAETERGIVWELSLGMLPKHVRLLLLSATVGNSAEFVGWLARQHDRKITLVEGKERRVPLTYEWVPDKLLNEQIVVIAAGDEEGPRTPALVFCFDREECWSVAESVMGKDLNLSDEKKEDLHDRVNALDFSQGAGPKLKRLLHRGVGVHHAGILPKYRLAVEDLFQRKLLPVVVCTETLAAGLNLPARSVVLSSLVKGPFGAKKLIDPSIAHQIFGRAGRPQFDDRGFVYALAHPDDVDILRWKVKYDAIPDDTRDPGLMKAKKALKKKKPKRRETEQFWVEGHFNQLQAAPPGKLYSKGPLPWRLLAYLLEFSPEVEGIRAAVRKRMMDDPRIAAGEKALDRMLLALQAGGFVTLSPDLPPPPEAGQHPTPYTPILAQPTPALGKLLAFRSIHPLYGAFLTEILAGADADERVQAMESALDVPGPVRKRLRVPPRLLESGTLATSKLNNELIQRGLMAAQVEEEEEDDEDDWEKRPPTLAEKLRTYFDQCYPDITDVRSHPLWCVGELIEFGGNFNKFVTTLDLTKQEGIIFRHTQRMIMLCGEFERALEVDANPSTLAWRTELHELAAKLTESCRVVDPTSTDQLIAKIGEPDVIDAEAAKLAVWAT encoded by the coding sequence ATGTCGTTGGAGATTCCGACGCGCGACGAGTTATACGTGCGGTATGTGGACCAGTTGCCCTTCGAGCCCTACCCGGTCCAGGACCTCGCGCTGGCGGCCTGGTTTGAGTCCGAGCAAGGAGTCCTCGTCTGCGCGCCGACGGGCACGGGCAAGACTCTGATCGCCGAGGCGGCCCTCTTCGAGGCGCTCCATACGGGGAAGGTCGCCTACTACACGACCCCCCTGATCGCGCTGACCGAGCAGAAATTCCAGGAGATGCAGGACCGCGCGGTTGAGTGGGGCTTCCGCCGCGAGGATGTGGGGCTGGTCACCGGCAGCCGCAAGGTCAACCCCGAGGCCCCGGTGCTCATCGTCGTGGCCGAGATCCTCATGAACCGGCTGCTCAGCCGGTCCGACTTCTCCGACGTGACGGCCTGCGTCATGGACGAGTTCCACAACTTCGCCGAGACGGAGCGCGGGATCGTCTGGGAGTTGTCGCTCGGCATGTTGCCCAAGCACGTCCGCCTGCTCCTGCTCTCGGCGACGGTCGGGAACTCGGCCGAGTTCGTCGGCTGGCTGGCGAGGCAGCACGACCGCAAGATCACGCTGGTCGAGGGCAAGGAACGCCGGGTGCCGCTGACCTACGAATGGGTGCCCGACAAGCTCCTCAACGAACAGATCGTCGTGATCGCGGCCGGCGACGAGGAAGGCCCTCGGACTCCCGCCTTGGTCTTCTGCTTCGACCGCGAGGAGTGCTGGAGCGTCGCCGAGAGCGTGATGGGCAAGGACCTCAACCTGTCCGACGAGAAGAAGGAGGACCTCCACGACCGGGTCAACGCGCTCGACTTCAGCCAGGGGGCCGGCCCCAAGCTCAAGCGATTGCTCCACCGGGGGGTAGGCGTCCATCACGCGGGGATCCTGCCGAAATATCGGCTGGCCGTTGAGGACCTCTTCCAGCGCAAACTCCTCCCCGTCGTCGTCTGCACCGAGACCCTGGCGGCCGGCCTCAACCTCCCGGCTCGCTCGGTGGTGCTCTCGTCGCTGGTGAAGGGCCCCTTCGGCGCGAAGAAGCTGATCGACCCCAGCATCGCGCACCAGATCTTCGGCCGGGCCGGCCGGCCGCAGTTCGACGACCGGGGCTTCGTCTACGCCCTGGCCCACCCCGACGACGTCGACATCCTGAGGTGGAAGGTTAAGTACGACGCCATCCCCGACGACACCCGCGACCCGGGCCTGATGAAGGCGAAGAAGGCCCTCAAGAAGAAGAAGCCGAAGCGCCGCGAGACCGAGCAATTCTGGGTCGAGGGCCACTTCAACCAGCTCCAGGCCGCCCCGCCCGGCAAGCTCTACAGCAAGGGGCCTCTCCCCTGGCGGCTGCTGGCCTATCTGCTCGAGTTCTCGCCGGAAGTTGAAGGCATCCGCGCCGCGGTCCGTAAGCGGATGATGGACGACCCGCGGATCGCCGCGGGCGAGAAGGCGCTCGACCGGATGCTGCTGGCGCTGCAGGCCGGCGGATTCGTGACCCTGAGCCCCGATCTACCGCCGCCGCCGGAAGCCGGTCAGCATCCGACGCCTTACACCCCGATCCTGGCCCAGCCGACTCCCGCGCTGGGGAAGCTGCTGGCGTTCCGGAGCATCCATCCCCTCTACGGCGCCTTCCTGACCGAGATCCTGGCCGGGGCCGATGCCGACGAGCGCGTGCAAGCCATGGAGAGCGCCCTGGATGTGCCCGGCCCGGTCCGGAAGCGTCTCCGAGTCCCGCCCAGGCTGCTAGAGTCGGGCACCCTCGCCACCTCGAAACTCAACAACGAGCTGATCCAGCGCGGGCTCATGGCCGCGCAGGTCGAGGAAGAGGAGGAGGACGACGAAGACGATTGGGAGAAGAGGCCGCCGACCCTGGCGGAGAAGCTCCGGACCTACTTCGACCAATGCTACCCTGACATTACCGACGTCCGCTCGCACCCACTCTGGTGCGTCGGCGAGCTGATCGAGTTCGGCGGCAACTTCAACAAGTTCGTGACGACCCTCGACCTGACCAAGCAGGAGGGGATCATCTTCCGCCACACCCAGAGGATGATCATGCTCTGCGGCGAGTTCGAACGGGCCCTCGAGGTCGACGCCAACCCCTCCACCCTCGCCTGGCGGACCGAGCTGCACGAACTGGCCGCGAAGCTGACCGAGAGCTGCCGGGTCGTCGACCCGACCAGCACCGATCAACTGATCGCTAAGATCGGCGAGCCCGACGTGATCGATGCCGAGGCGGCGAAGCTCGCGGTCTGGGCGACCTGA